The sequence GCCCGTTGTTGATCTTCTTGTCATTGGACAGTTTGCCCAATTTGCGTCACAATAAGCTTTCAAAGTGAGGGAGTTATTAAATGGAAATAGTAGACCTAAACCAGGACTTCCTTTCAGATATTTAATAACCCAAAGAGCAGCATCCCAATCTGTTTTTCTCAGAGCATGCATGAATTGACTCAGTATGTTAACTGAGTATGTAATGTCAGGTCCTGTTATCCTGAGATAGATCAGTCATCCAACTAATCTCCTATAGCGAGCTGGATCATGAAGAATATCACCTTCAtgatttgtgagtttgagattcATTTCCATAGGGAACTTTAAGGGTTGAGCACCTGAATAACCAACATCATCAATGATCTCTAAAGTATATTTTCGCTGAAAGATAACGATACCTGTTTTGGACCTTGCAACTTCTAACCCAAGAAAATACTTCAGTATGCCGAGATCTTTGATGTGAAATTGCTGATGAAGGAGTTTCTTGAGATTATGTATAGCATCTGCATCATTTCCAGTAATCACCATGTCATCGACATAAATAAGAACCATAGTTGTAGATGAGCCCTTTGTTCTTACAAACAATGAATAATCAGAGTGTGATTGAACAAAACCAGCTTTCTTAATAGCACTTGAAAATTTTGCAAACCAATTCCGATGTGCTTGTTTAAGCCCATAAAGAGGTTTATGCAGTCGACACACAAGTTTCTCCCCTTGTCGATAAAGACCCGGTGGTGGAGTCATGTATATTTCTTCAACTAAGTCACCATGTAAGAATGCATTAGTCACATCTATTTGGTATAATGGCCAAATTTTTGGCAGCAGCAACAGCAAGTAGACATCGGACAAATGTTAATTTCATGACGGGAGCAAATTTTTCAGTGTAATCCAAGCCTTCTTGTTGCGAAAAACCTTTCGCGACCAATCGGGCCTTGTAGCGTTCAATTTGTCCATTggaattatatttgatatggTAGACCCACTTGCTGCCAATGGAACGATGATCAGCCGGTAAAGAAACTAAGGACCAGGTCTGTTGTTTAGTGAGAGCATCAAGTTCATGTCTCATTGCTTCTCTCCAATTTGAATCCAAGACAGCCTGAGCATAAGAGGTTGGTTCGAAAACACTTGAAATGGTATTAACAAAGTGTTTATGGGTAAGTGATAGAGAatcataagaaatataattacttaaagGATACCGAGTACCTGACTTAGTTGAAGATGCCGAATTTGAGGTTGCAGTTGATGGTATTGTACTAACTTGTCCAAAATGAAAATCACGAAGAAGGACAGAAGGCTATTTGACACGGTCACTTCGTCGGATAGGAGGTGGATTAGGTTGTACTGATGAAGAAGGTGAGGATATGGAAGGAGGAGATGGTGATGGAATAGTTAGTTCAGAAGCTAAAGGTGACAAATGAGGCACAAGAGGGGCAAATTCATGGGTGTAATCTGGTAGCACAGGTGGTGAAATATTTAGGGAAGTGTTCGATATTGTTGCAGAAgtagaaaatggaaaaattgATTCATGAAAAATAACATCACGACTTGAAAAAAATTGGTGAGTTTGTAGATCATATAAGCGATAAGCTTTTTGTCCGATAGGATAACCTACAAAAAATGCATTTTCTAGCTCGAGAGTCAAATTTATTGGAAGGGTGAAGATTTGTTGCATAACAAAGACATCTGAAAACTCGTAAATGAGAGTAATCTGGTGGCTTGTTATACAACAATTCATAAGGAGATTTATTGTGCAAAATGGGAGTGGGTAGACGATTAATAAGATAAGTTGCAGTAAGTAAACTATCCCCCCAAAATTGTAAAGGAAGATGAGCATCAAATCGCAATGCTCTACTAACATTTAAAAGATGTCTATGTTTTCGTTCAACAACACCATTTTGTTGGGGTGTAGATGGACATGAGCTTTGAAACAAGATACCTAAGTTGGAGAGATAAGGTTTCATGGACACAAATTTTGCACCATTATCACATCTAATGGATTTAACTTGACAGTTGAATTGGGTATTGACATAAGATATGAATGTTTTAAGCAACCCTTGTGTTTcagatttgaattttattaagaaaatccAACTAAAGCGTGTGAAATCATCTACTATAGTTAAAAAATAGTGTGCTCCAGTGTGAGTGGCAGTACGAAATGGTCCCCAAATATCACAATGAATAAGGTCAAAAGAATGCAAAGTTTGAATAGAACTTAAAGGAAATGGTAAATGAGTTTTCTTTGTCAAAGGACAAGTTTCACAAGAATGATgagaatcaaatacaaatgAGGAAATAATATTGCTTAAGAACTTGGAAGGTGCTATGGAGGGATGTCCTAATCGCTTGTGCCAGGTAATGCTAGTGGTTGAGTCAATATGATGAGTGATTGGAAGAGAGGTTGATGTAGACTTAACTAGAGGAACAAAATAGTACAATCCATTAAGCTGCTTCCCCAAACCAATCATCTTCTTCGAAGCTAGGTCCTACAATATACAAAAAGtaggaaaaaaattgaattgaacAATTCAAGGTGGCTGTAAGTTGGCTTACGGACAgcaaattaacataaaaaatggAGCACATAATATATCTTTAATATGCAGATGATTTGAGAGTTGAGTAGAACCAATTCCAATTACTTTAGAGTAAGAACCATTGGGTAAATTAACTTGTGAAGATAAAGGAGTGAAATTGGTTAAGAAGGTGGCTATGTGATTTGTTGCACCACTGTCGATGATCCAATTATTTAAATCTGTCCTTTGTATACTAGAAGATGAACAAAAAGGTGTAGGCATACCTGTGTAGTTTGCACGAGTAGGATTTTTACCATTCTTAAAGAAAGCTTTTATTTGTGCAAGCTCTTCAGGAGTAAATTGGAGAGATTGGTCAGTTGATGTCTTTATTGTATCCATGTGTGTGTCACCACTGGTTTGGTGTGCAATAGGCTTCTGACTTCGATTTGGAGGTTGAACATCTTTTCCATGAGACTTGTGACTGACAGGAAAACCATTTAGGTAGTAACACCGATCCACAGTATGGGTTGTGCCCTCACAATAAGTgcagaaaaagaattttttagaTCCTTGTGACTTTTGTGATTTACTATAAGAAGATGACCCCTGTCTAGTTTGTCGCTGAGCATCTGATTGTGATTCTTTAGAGTTATCATGAATTTTGACATTCATGGCATGAACAATATCAATACCTTTGGCTTCAGTGAGTCCTTGATGTTTCTCTTCTTCACAAAGAAGTGCATATGCCTTTTTGACTGTTGGTAGAGGCTGCATTAACATGATCTGACCTCGTACAGCAGAATAGGTTTCATTTAATCCCATCAAAAATTGCcctaacttaattttttattctttttcttttaaatcctTTTGTCCAC comes from Ricinus communis isolate WT05 ecotype wild-type chromosome 5, ASM1957865v1, whole genome shotgun sequence and encodes:
- the LOC125370076 gene encoding uncharacterized protein LOC125370076 isoform X2 translates to MWRHLQKFGQIFKSIFFKIMLMQPLPTVKKAYALLCEEEKHQGLTEAKGIDIVHAMNVKIHDNSKESQSDAQRQTRQGSSSYSKSQKSQGSKKFFFCTYCEGTTHTVDRCYYLNGFPVSHKSHGKDVQPPNRSQKPIAHQTSGDTHMDTIKTSTDQSLQFTPEELAQIKAFFKNGKNPTRANYTGPSFEEDDWFGEAA
- the LOC125370076 gene encoding uncharacterized protein LOC125370076 isoform X1 — encoded protein: MWRHLQKFGQIFKSIFFKIMLMQPLPTVKKAYALLCEEEKHQGLTEAKGIDIVHAMNVKIHDNSKESQSDAQRQTRQGSSSYSKSQKSQGSKKFFFCTYCEGTTHTVDRCYYLNGFPVSHKSHGKDVQPPNRSQKPIAHQTSGDTHMDTIKTSTDQSLQFTPEELAQIKAFFKNGKNPTRANYTGMPTPFCSSSSIQRTDLNNWIIDSGATNHIATFLTNFTPLSSQVNLPNGSYSKVIGIGSTQLSNHLHIKDILCAPFFMLICCP